From one Dermacentor andersoni chromosome 1, qqDerAnde1_hic_scaffold, whole genome shotgun sequence genomic stretch:
- the LOC126547459 gene encoding uncharacterized protein isoform X1: MFIASLLVIPAGNQQPCQHFQASHLLLRQNDSCSAPTILLSSDGFREVPSSTPSGSNSAVYQSCEAALRATWTIKAVNEASQPKGHGSWACAQMNNPLVFLVQFIASLLVIPAGNQQPCQHFQASHLLLRQNDSCSAPTILLSSDGFREVPSSTPSGSNSAVYQSCEAALRATWTIKAVNEASQPKGHGSWACAQMNNPLVFLVQVRKRVGKCFRSSERCLVVLPCPAVLLDAMSDVVYITKLVLLAGDVETNPGPDMAELSRQLKQIAEDIKEIKEERLTAIDNKLEHLSFLEDKLSSCTEQITNLQQVVSSLELRLDDLENRSRRSNLIVYGMPEEEDENNESLERSVNKKVVKDSLQLDEVAIERIHRLGRPEENKTRPIILKLLDFRDKAKVLRNCHKLKGTAFAISEDFSPRVRDIRRNLWKYGKPEKNSGGKVSLVYDKLKINGELYFWDDVKKDVCLVTSASNQTKNQDTEARTLRPRRQQRPK, from the exons ATG ttcatcgccaGCCTGCTGGTGATACCGGCGGGAAACCAACAAccgtgtcaacacttccaagcctCCCATTTGCTTCTGCGCCAGAATGACAGTTGTTCGGCGCCTACGATACTACTATCTTCGGATGGTTTCCGTGAAGTACCATCGTCAACTCCTAGCGGCAGCAACAGTGCAGTCTACCAGTCGTGTGAAGCGGCGCTGCGGGCCACCTGGACTATAAAAGCTGTCAACGAGGCATCGCAAcccaaagggcacggcagctgggcttgcgcacagatgaataatccgcttgtcttcctcgtgcagttcatcgccaGCCTGCTGGTGATACCGGCGGGAAACCAACAAccgtgtcaacacttccaagcctCCCATTTGCTTCTGCGCCAAAATGACAGTTGTTCGGCGCCTACGATACTACTATCTTCGGATGGTTTCCGTGAAGTACCATCGTCAACTCCTAGCGGCAGCAACAGTGCAGTCTACCAGTCGTGTGAAGCGGCGCTGCGGGCCACCTGGACTATAAAAGCTGTCAACGAGGCATCGCAAcccaaagggcacggcagctgggcttgcgcacagatgaataatccgcttgtcttcctcgtgcagGTAAGAAAGCGTGTTGGAAAATGCTTTCGTTCTAGCGAGCGTTGTCTTGTCGTGCTGCCGTGCCCTGCGGTACTTCTCGATGCAATGTCTGACGTAGTGTACATAACAAAGTTAGTATTGCTTGCCGGCGATGTTGAAACTAACCCTGGACCCGATATGGCGGAACTTTCACGACAGCTGAAACAGATTGCAGAggatataaaagaaataaaagaagaacgACTAACAGCAATCGACAACAAATTAGAGCACTTAAGTTTCCTAGAAGACAAGCTTTCCTCATGTACGGAACAGATAACCAATTTACAGCAAGTGGTGTCATCCTTGGAACTAAGGCTAGACGACCTCGAGAATCGCTCCAGAAGGTCGAATCTCATAGTCTATGGCATGCcagaagaagaagatgaaaatAACGAGTCCCTGGAGCGCTCTGTGAATAAAAAGGTTGTCAAAGATTCCTTGCAATTGGATGAAGTCGCGATCGAACGGATTCACAGGTTAGGTAGGccggaagaaaacaaaacaaggccAATAATACTGAAGCTTCTAGATTTCAGGGACAAAGCAAAAGTTTTGCGAAATTGTCACAAACTAAAGGGAACTGCGTTTGCCATCAGTGAAGATTTTTCACCCCGCGTTCGCGACATTAGAAGAAACTTGTGGAAATACGGCAAACCAGAAAAAAATTCCGGCGGTAAAGTCTCTCTGGTTTACGACAAACTAAAGATAAACGGGGAGCTATATTTTTGGGACGATGTAAAAAAAGACGTGTGCCTTGTTACAAGTGCTTCAAACCAAACAAAAAACCAGGACACAGAAGCACGAACCCTTCGCCCACGCCGCCAGCAACGTCCCAAATAA